The window GTGTGGACTTGTTTGCAATTCCTCCTCACCTGTGGTAAAGTGGCGGTTACGTTACTCATCTCTTTTCCAGAGGATGGAACCTCGTCAAGTGGCCGGGAAGCTTTATCTCGTTGGAACCCCAATCGGCAACCTGGAAGACATCACGCTGAGGGCTCTTAGATTGCTCAGGGAAGCCGACGTGATAGCTTGCGAGGACACGAGGAAGACCAGGACGCTCCTCGTCCGGCATGGTATCTCGAACAAGACGGTGAGTTACCATGAATTCAACAAGCGGGAACGGGCGAGGGAGCTTGTTCAGAGAATGCTGGACGGAGAGAACGTTGCCGTGGTTTCCGATGCCGGGAATCCGGGCATCTCAGACCCGGCCTTTGAAATAACCAGGCAGGCGATCGAAAAGAATATCCAGATTGTGCCGGTTCCGGGCGCCTCCAGTCTCATCTGCGCGGTCGAGGCCGCCGGGCTTCCGAATCATCGATTCGCCTTTGAGGGATTCCTTCCGCGGAAGAAGGAAGCCAGACTGAGAATGCTCGAATCTCTCTCCTGTGAGGAACGAACGATGGCCTTCTTCGAATCACCGCACAGGCTTCTTCAGACGCTGGGGGATTTGAGGACATGCTTCGGCAATAGAAGAATCGCCATCTGTAGGGAGCTCACAAAGAAGTTTGAAGAAGTCGTCAGAGGAACTCTGGACGAATGCCTTACGCGGGCTTCGCAAGGAAAGCCAAGGGGAGAGTTCGTGCTGGTCGTTGAGGGCAAGCGGGAGGAAGGCTGATTCGCATGACTTCCAGGAAATCTGTAAAGGAATCGGCGAGGAAGTCACTTGAACCTCTTGCCAGGTTTCTTGTCGCCCTGAAGGTGCGTCCAAACTGGATGACCGTCGGCGGCTTCATTTTTGCGCTTATCTCCGCCGGTTATTTCATCAGCGGCAGTGTCAGGATCGCCGGCCTCTTCTTACTTCTCGCGGGACTCAGCGATATTATCGACGGCATGATGGCAAGGCTGACTTCGTCCGTGAAGAATTCTGGCGCCTTTCTTGACTCATCACTTGACAGATATTCCGAAGGGGCGGTTTTCTTCGGACTCGGAGTTCATTATGCCAAGAGCGGCTCTGAGTTGGGAGTCGCCTTAGTTCTTATTGCGCTTGTCGGTTCATTCCTAATCAGCTACGTTAGAGCAAGAGCAGAAGGGCTCGGTGAAACCTGCACCGTCGGCTTCATGGAGCGTCCTGAACGGTTGGCTGTTTTGATCATCTGTTCGCTACTCGGTCATACGGCGCTGGCTGCCGGTCTTTTGATACTGGCGCTTCTTACTCACATCACTGCTCTGCATAGAATCTACCATGTCTATACGAAGATGGAGCGTCCAAGCAGATAAGGGGGTTCAGCAATGCCAAAAGTCAGGGTCGCAATAATAGGCGTGGGTAACTGTGCATCTTCTTTCATTCAGGGAGTGCACTACTACAAGAATGCGCGAGAGGACGAGTTCATTCCCGGCCTCATGCACGTCAACCTTGGCGGTTATCACATTCGCGACATCGAGTTCAGCGCTGCAATCGACATTGACAAGAACAAGGTCGGCAAAGACATGAGGGATGCCATCTACCAGTGGCCGAACAATACTTTTAGATTTTGTGATGTGCCGCACATGGGAGTGAAGGTCGAAAGAGGGATGCTGCATGACGGGCTGGGCAAATACCTGTCGCAGATAATTCAGAAAGCGCCCGGCTCGACTGCGGACATAGTCAAACTCCTCAAAGATTCGCAGACGGACGTAGTCGTCAACTATCTGCCTGTCGGTTCTGAAGAGGCCACTAAGTGGTATGTGGAGCAGATTCTCGAGGCCGGCTGCGGGTTCGTAAATGCCATACCGGTGTTCATTGCCCGCGAAAGATACTGGCAAAAGAGATTTGAGAAACGCGGGCTCCCCATGATTGGCGATGACATCAAATCCCAGGTCGGTGCGACCATAGTTCACCGTGTGCTCACGCGGCTCTTCAGAGAAAGGGGCGTCAAGCTGGAGCGCACGAGCCAGTTGAACGTCGGCGGCAATACCGACTTTCTGAACATGCTGGAGCGTTCGAGGCTCGAATCGAAGAAGATTTCGAAGACAAACGCCGTCACCTCTCAGCTTGACTACGACCTCGGCCGCGCAAATGTGCACATAGGTCCCAGCGACTACGTGGAATGGCTGAGTGACAGGAAGTGGGCGTATATAAGAATGGAAGGAACGACTTTCGGGAATGTGCCCCTCAACGTTGAGCTCAAGCTTGAGGTCTGGGATTCGCCCAATTCCGCAGGTGTGATAATAGATGCGGTCAGATGCTGCAAGCTTGCCAAAGATGCCGGGCTTTCGGGAACTCTCAAGGGGCCGTCCGCGTATTTCATGAAGTCGCCCCCTGTTCAATATACTGATGAGGAAGCAAGACAGATGGTCGAAGACTTCATAACGAAGCATGGAAGGAAGGGGATGGGCAAGGCAGACAGGAAGAAAGCTCGCAAACGCAGGAAGGGGTAGGCAAACGCAACAAGACCCAACACGACGGAGCAAGACATAGCAAAACACAGAGAAAGTAGGACTTGTGCCGGGAATCTTCATCACTTTCGAAGGCATTGAGGGCTGCGGCAAGACGACCCAGGCACGACTGCTCCATAAATACCTCAAGAAAAGATTCAGGACGGTCGTTCTCACAAGGGAACCGGGCGGGGCGGGAATCACGGCGCAGATCAGGAGGATTCTCCTGGACCCACGGAACTCGAAACTGGCCCCGCTGGCTGAGCTCTTCCTCTATCTTGCCGACCGGGCCCAACATATGCGAGAATTAGTCAAGCCGACGCTTGCGGGCGGCGGGATCGTTATTTGCGACAGGCATGCGGATGCGTCGGTGGCATACCAGGGCGTCGGGAGGGGGATAGGGTTTGATAAGACGAGGAGGCTGAATTCACTGGCCACGGGCGGCGTCAGACCGAATCTGACTTTCCTGCTTGATGTGCCGCCGGACATAGGGTTGAAGAGGGTGCTGGGGCGGAGAAGAATTCCCGACCGGATGGAGAACGAGAAGATTGTCTTCTACAATAGAGTCAGAAAGGGTTATTTGAGACTGGCAAAAATGGAGAAGCAGAGGATAACAGTAATCAACGGGCTTCTCCCAAGAGAGAAAATCCACGAGATGATAATAGATGAAGTAGAAGAGGTGCTTTCCCAGAAGCGTTCCCCTCACCCTGCCCTCTCCCCAAGGGGAGAGGATGAAACATCCCCCTCACCCTACCCTCTCCCCAAGGGGAGAGGATGAGGCCATGACCATAAGCGATATGAACCGGAGGTGCGTAATGTTGTTCAAGCGAAACAGGGGCGCCGTGATTGGATTGATCATTGGGCTCATCATCGGCGGGTGGGCTTTCGGAAAGGTCCAGGTCTCCGGCGAGAACACCTATCAGGAGCTGAATCTCTTTGTTGAAGTGCTCTCCAAGGTCAAGGCTCACTACGCTGAGGAGGTTGACACAGCAAAACTCATTCGCGGGGCGATTGACGGCATGCTCAGGGAGCTCGACCCGCATTCTCAGTATCTTGACGTGAAGCAATACGGCGAGCTCAGGGACATGACTCAGGGAAGCTACGGCGGGCTCGGAATCTCGATATGGGTAAGAGACGGCTACCCTACGGTTATCTCACCGATGGAAGGGACTCCTGCCTACAGCATGGGAATACAGTCAGGCGACAGGATAGAGAGGATCGAGGGAAAGAACACCTACAAGATGTCGATGGATGACATCCTCAGCAAACTAAGAGGACCCAAAGGAACAAGGGTCACCTTCAGCGTGAGGAGAGAGGGAGATCCTGAGCTCATCGACTACACCATCACGAGGGATATCATCAAGCTAAAGAGCGTGCCCTATTCATTCTCTATGGGTAGCGGGATAGGATATGTGCGGCTCTCGAGCTTCTCCGAGGACACGGGAGAAGAGCTTACGGAGGCGCTTAACAAACTGGCAAAGGACGCCGGGAAAGGACTTCTTCTCGACCTCAGAGGAAATCCCGGAGGACTCCTCACGCAAGCAGTTGAAGTGAGCGAGAAATTTGTTCCAGCCGGCAAGCCGGTTGTGGAGACAAAGGGGAGAGCGACGGGTCAGACCAGAACCTACTATTCTTCATCCCCGGAAGTTTACACTGCCCCCCTGATCATCCTGATAAACGAGGCAAGTGCAAGCGCGTCTGAGATAGTCGCCGGTTGCGTCCAGGATTTGGATCTCGGTCTTGTAGTCGGCATGACGAGTTTCGGCAAGGGATCTGTACAGACGGTTGAATCGTTGAAGGACGGAAAGGCCCTCAAGCTGACCACTGCCTACTACTACACGCCGAGCGGCCGGCTCATCAACAACCGTGAGCACAATACTGCTCTCCTGGGTGGCGATCAGGGCCAGGAAGAAGCAAAGAGCGAGACCGAGAAAGAGAAGCCCATGTTCCATACCTCGGCCGGAAGAGTCGTCTATGGCGGCGGCGGCATTACGCCAGACATAGTCATAGAGCGCGAAGCGCCGAAAGTTTCGGACTCGATAAGGAGAAGGGGCTACTTCTTCGACTTCGCAGTGAGGTATGGAGGAAAACACAAGGATATCGGAAAAGACTTTGAGGCAGGCGATGCCGTGCTCCAGGAATTCAGGCAGTTCCTGAAAGAGAAAGAGTTCACGGTGGATGAAAAAGAGTTTGAAGGAGAGAAGGCGCGGATCGCGCTCGAGATAAGGGCCGAGATTATGAGGCGGTTCTTTGGTGACGAAGCAGCATTCAGAGAAATGATGAAGGCGGACAATCAGCTTCAGACAGCAGTGGGTCTATTTTCACGGGCCTCGAACCTTGCCCAGCTCCTTAAGCTGGCGGAAGAAAGAAAAGGACACTGAGTTTCGAAAGACATCTCTTTCTTGCCCCGCTTGCCGGTTACACTGATTCGGCTTTCAGGACGGTATGCCGCAGTTCTGGCGCCTCGCGGGTTTTCACCGGAATGGTCAGCGCGGAAGGCATTGCGCGCAAGAACCCTGGCTCTCTCGGTCTTCTCAAATTCACGCAAA of the Candidatus Eisenbacteria bacterium genome contains:
- the tmk gene encoding dTMP kinase — its product is MPGIFITFEGIEGCGKTTQARLLHKYLKKRFRTVVLTREPGGAGITAQIRRILLDPRNSKLAPLAELFLYLADRAQHMRELVKPTLAGGGIVICDRHADASVAYQGVGRGIGFDKTRRLNSLATGGVRPNLTFLLDVPPDIGLKRVLGRRRIPDRMENEKIVFYNRVRKGYLRLAKMEKQRITVINGLLPREKIHEMIIDEVEEVLSQKRSPHPALSPRGEDETSPSPYPLPKGRG
- a CDS encoding inositol-3-phosphate synthase; amino-acid sequence: MPKVRVAIIGVGNCASSFIQGVHYYKNAREDEFIPGLMHVNLGGYHIRDIEFSAAIDIDKNKVGKDMRDAIYQWPNNTFRFCDVPHMGVKVERGMLHDGLGKYLSQIIQKAPGSTADIVKLLKDSQTDVVVNYLPVGSEEATKWYVEQILEAGCGFVNAIPVFIARERYWQKRFEKRGLPMIGDDIKSQVGATIVHRVLTRLFRERGVKLERTSQLNVGGNTDFLNMLERSRLESKKISKTNAVTSQLDYDLGRANVHIGPSDYVEWLSDRKWAYIRMEGTTFGNVPLNVELKLEVWDSPNSAGVIIDAVRCCKLAKDAGLSGTLKGPSAYFMKSPPVQYTDEEARQMVEDFITKHGRKGMGKADRKKARKRRKG
- a CDS encoding S41 family peptidase yields the protein MLFKRNRGAVIGLIIGLIIGGWAFGKVQVSGENTYQELNLFVEVLSKVKAHYAEEVDTAKLIRGAIDGMLRELDPHSQYLDVKQYGELRDMTQGSYGGLGISIWVRDGYPTVISPMEGTPAYSMGIQSGDRIERIEGKNTYKMSMDDILSKLRGPKGTRVTFSVRREGDPELIDYTITRDIIKLKSVPYSFSMGSGIGYVRLSSFSEDTGEELTEALNKLAKDAGKGLLLDLRGNPGGLLTQAVEVSEKFVPAGKPVVETKGRATGQTRTYYSSSPEVYTAPLIILINEASASASEIVAGCVQDLDLGLVVGMTSFGKGSVQTVESLKDGKALKLTTAYYYTPSGRLINNREHNTALLGGDQGQEEAKSETEKEKPMFHTSAGRVVYGGGGITPDIVIEREAPKVSDSIRRRGYFFDFAVRYGGKHKDIGKDFEAGDAVLQEFRQFLKEKEFTVDEKEFEGEKARIALEIRAEIMRRFFGDEAAFREMMKADNQLQTAVGLFSRASNLAQLLKLAEERKGH
- the rsmI gene encoding 16S rRNA (cytidine(1402)-2'-O)-methyltransferase, yielding MAGKLYLVGTPIGNLEDITLRALRLLREADVIACEDTRKTRTLLVRHGISNKTVSYHEFNKRERARELVQRMLDGENVAVVSDAGNPGISDPAFEITRQAIEKNIQIVPVPGASSLICAVEAAGLPNHRFAFEGFLPRKKEARLRMLESLSCEERTMAFFESPHRLLQTLGDLRTCFGNRRIAICRELTKKFEEVVRGTLDECLTRASQGKPRGEFVLVVEGKREEG
- a CDS encoding CDP-alcohol phosphatidyltransferase family protein gives rise to the protein MTSRKSVKESARKSLEPLARFLVALKVRPNWMTVGGFIFALISAGYFISGSVRIAGLFLLLAGLSDIIDGMMARLTSSVKNSGAFLDSSLDRYSEGAVFFGLGVHYAKSGSELGVALVLIALVGSFLISYVRARAEGLGETCTVGFMERPERLAVLIICSLLGHTALAAGLLILALLTHITALHRIYHVYTKMERPSR